A genomic region of Drosophila kikkawai strain 14028-0561.14 chromosome X, DkikHiC1v2, whole genome shotgun sequence contains the following coding sequences:
- the sta gene encoding small ribosomal subunit protein uS2 yields MSGGLDILSLKEDDITKMLVATTHLGSENVNFQMEQYVYKRRADGVNIINLGKTWEKLQLAARAIVAIDNASDVFVISSRPIGQRAVLKFAKYTDTTPIAGRFTPGAFTNQIQPAFREPRLLVVTDPNTDHQPIMEASYVNIPVIAFTNTDSPLRYIDIAIPCNNKSAHSIGLMWWLLAREVLRLRGTISRSVEWPVVVDLFFYRDPEEAEKEEAAAKELLPPPKIEEAVDHPVEETTNWADEVGAAETVGGVEDWNEDTVKTSWGSDGQF; encoded by the exons ATGTCGGGAGGCTTAGATATTCTGTCCCTCAAGGAGGACGACATCACCAAGATGTTGGTGGCCACCACCCATTTGGGTTCGGAGAACGTCAACTTCCAGATGGAGCAGTATGTGTACAAGCGCCGCGCTGACGGTGTCAACATCATCAACCTGGGCAAGACCTGGGAGAAGCTGCAGCTGGCCGCCCGCGCCATTGTGGCCATTGATAACGCCTCGGAT GTCTTCGTCATCTCGTCGCGTCCCATTGGCCAGCGCGCCGTGCTGAAGTTCGCCAAGTATACGGACACCACTCCCATTGCTGGCCGCTTCACTCCCGGTGCCTTCACCAATCAGATTCAGCCCGCTTTCCGTGAGCCACGTCTGCTGGTTGTGACCGATCCCAACACCGATCATCAGCCCATTATGGAGGCCTCGTATGTGAACATCCCGGTGATTGCCTTCACCAATACCGATTCGCCGCTGCGTTACATCGATATTGCCATTCCGTGCAACAACAAGTCGGCCCATTCCATTGGTCTGATGTGGTGGCTTTTGGCCCGCGAAGTTCTCCGCCTGCGCGGCACCATCTCGCGCAGCGTCGAGTGGCCCGTGGTTGTTGATCTGTTCTTCTACCGCGATCCCGAGGAGGCTGAGAAGGAGGAGGCCGCCGCCAAGGAGCTGCTGCCGCCACCCAAGATTGAGGAGGCCGTCGATCATCCGGTTGAGGAGACCACCAACTGGGCCGATGAGGTTGGCGCCGCCGAGACCGTTGGAGGAGTCGAGGACTGGAATGAGGATACCGTCAAGACCTCCTGGGGTAGCGATGGCCAGTTCTAA